In one window of Streptomyces sp. FXJ1.172 DNA:
- a CDS encoding hemolysin family protein, with amino-acid sequence MTEVLLLLVAILLSLTCGAFVAAEFSLTTVERGELERAAERGERGAPGALKAVRNLTFQLSGAQLGITVTNLVVGMLAEPSIAKLLAGPFRAAGLSGGTAASVALVLGTALSTVFLMVVGELVPKNWAISSPLAMAKRVGNAQRWFSAAFRPFITHLNNTANRVVRRLGVEPAEELASARGPQELAALARHSAKEGALEADTAELFVRTLNLADLTAENVMTPRVQVIALDAQATCEDVANATRATGLSRFPVYRGGLDSVVGVAHVKDVLAVPAEDRPRRPVSQVMREPLLVPESLTVDRLLDRLGGRRTMAVVIDEYGGTAGVATLEDIVEEVVGEVRDEHDPHETPDLAPAGADEQGRALYSADGAARTDQLARVGLRVPEGPYETLAGLVAARLGRIPRAGDTVEVTGWRLDVVDASGRRAARVLLHAPLDDEQTHEHPEGAR; translated from the coding sequence ATGACCGAAGTGCTGCTCCTTCTGGTGGCGATCCTGCTGTCGCTCACCTGCGGCGCCTTCGTGGCGGCGGAGTTCTCGCTGACCACCGTCGAGCGGGGCGAGCTGGAGCGCGCCGCCGAGCGGGGCGAGCGCGGTGCCCCGGGTGCCCTGAAGGCCGTACGGAACCTGACCTTCCAGCTCTCCGGCGCCCAGCTCGGCATCACCGTGACCAATCTGGTCGTCGGCATGCTCGCCGAGCCGTCGATCGCCAAGCTGCTCGCCGGTCCGTTCCGGGCGGCGGGGCTCTCGGGCGGCACGGCGGCATCGGTCGCGCTGGTGCTCGGTACGGCCCTGTCGACGGTGTTCCTGATGGTCGTCGGCGAGCTGGTGCCGAAGAACTGGGCGATCTCCTCGCCCCTGGCCATGGCCAAGCGGGTGGGCAACGCGCAGCGCTGGTTCAGCGCGGCCTTCCGGCCCTTCATCACGCACCTGAACAACACGGCCAACCGCGTCGTGCGCCGGCTGGGCGTCGAGCCGGCCGAGGAGCTGGCCTCCGCCCGCGGCCCGCAGGAGCTGGCGGCCCTCGCCCGGCACTCCGCCAAGGAGGGCGCGCTGGAGGCGGACACCGCCGAGCTGTTCGTGCGCACGCTGAACCTGGCCGACCTGACGGCGGAGAACGTGATGACCCCGCGTGTCCAGGTCATCGCCCTGGACGCCCAGGCGACCTGCGAGGACGTGGCGAACGCGACCCGGGCCACCGGCCTGTCCCGGTTCCCGGTCTACCGGGGCGGCCTGGACTCGGTCGTCGGCGTCGCCCACGTCAAGGACGTCCTGGCCGTACCCGCCGAGGACCGGCCCCGCCGCCCGGTCTCCCAGGTGATGCGCGAGCCGCTGCTCGTGCCCGAGTCCCTGACCGTCGACCGGCTGCTGGACCGCCTCGGCGGCCGGCGCACCATGGCCGTCGTCATCGACGAGTACGGCGGCACGGCCGGCGTGGCCACGCTGGAGGACATCGTCGAGGAGGTCGTCGGCGAGGTGCGCGACGAGCACGATCCGCACGAGACACCCGACCTCGCCCCCGCAGGCGCGGACGAGCAGGGCCGGGCCCTGTACTCGGCCGACGGCGCCGCCCGCACCGACCAGCTCGCGCGCGTGGGACTGCGGGTGCCCGAGGGGCCGTACGAGACCCTGGCCGGCCTGGTCGCCGCCCGGCTGGGCCGGATACCGCGGGCCGGTGACACGGTCGAGGTGACGGGCTGGCGGCTGGACGTGGTGGACGCCTCGGGCCGCCGGGCGGCCCGGGTGCTGCTGCACGCGCCACTGGACGACGAACAGACCCACGAGCACCCCGAGGGGGCGCGATGA